The sequence below is a genomic window from Nicotiana tomentosiformis chromosome 6, ASM39032v3, whole genome shotgun sequence.
ACACTTACAGAGGAAGAAGCTAAGGCCTAAGGGGGTGGAGATTTGTATGTAGTGACATTGTTGTTTTATCCTCCTAACGTAATCCTAACACTTGGAAAACATGAATACAATACTATATAgtaataaaaaatagaaaaaaaagttAGGGGAGTTGAAATaagtttgagagattttcaggGAAGGACTCAAGACGTCCGAAATCTCAGGGAAGGACTTTCCGGCAGTTATAAATACTGTCTTTCTTTTAACCTAAAAAATGCCACCGCCTATTTTCCTTCCTTTGCTTTCTCTATTGTCCctctttgatttttattttttattttttatcttttactTTATTACTATCAATTACTCAAAGTTTAGATTTAGGTCCTTGTGTTTTGGTTTGTTGGTTGCCTCTATCTTTCTTTCACCATGACTATCCTCATTGAACAGCCTCAGTTTGGTAAAGATTTCTCtctttactttttaaattttttgatatatgtattgatttttttttttgttcttcgaaatttatatttttgttcATAAACAATGTTCTACAATTTCCTCAGAGATCCAAGCAGAGGAAAAGAAATTCCACGACAATGAAAAGGAATTGGTATTGGATGGTGGATTTGCGGTGCCCGAAACCAATGCGTTTGGCCATAACTTTAGGTCATTGTCTTACTTTTGCGGTTTATTTTCTTAAGCTCTTATTAATCTTTGCTTTGAAATATCATATGCAAAAAAACAAAGATCTACCGGCAAAATGTTTGTGTATTTGGGACGATATTCATAAATCAGAACCCCTACTCTGATTAACCGgaacaaacaaataaataaattcaaaGACGTCATATTACTTTCAGATTTGTACTAATTAATCATTTGATTAATTGTAAACACGAAGACAAAATTTGGTGATATGAACACATGGCTCAGAATTGGGAAAActgaagaaggaaaaaaaaacatGGCTCTGATTTGATGAGGATGTTTAAAATTTAAATAAGTTTACTGTTTTATTAGCCCAAGTCAGGATTTGCTGAAAAGCTTGTTACCGTGGCTGTCTGTTACAAGAAATAAATAGTCCTTCAGATTCAGTACTATTTTCTTCAACCAATGAagttttgaataaataaaccaacaGCCTATTATCTctaaattttctttttattttatttaattttctttttccgggaggaaaaaaaaaagagaggaaaagaaCTTGTTTTCAAGATGTGTTTTCTTTTTGTGGGGCATAAATTGACCGATTGGAAATATTTGAAACAGGGACTACAATGTAGAAAGTGCAAGGCAAGAAGGGGTAGAAACTTTTTACAAGATCAATCACATAAATCAGACCTATGATTATGTAAGTgactctatttttctttttcttcatttggcTTATAAAATAAGTATTATATCAGCTTCATTTGTTTCCTTTTAGGATTTTCCAACTTTTTTTCATGTGCATTAACTTTGACCCTGATATGTTGCAGATAAGAAAGATGAGGGAAAAATATGCAAAATGTGACAAGGCAGAAATGAGCATCTGGGAATGCTGCGAACTACTCAACGATGTTGTCGATGATAGTGACCCTGATTTAGACGAACCTCAAATTCAACACTTGTTACAAAGTGCTGAAGCCATTAGGAAAGACTACCCCGACGAAGATTGGCTCCATTTGACTGCCCTTATTCATGGTACTAATTCACTTTAACACAACTATAGTTTTAATTAATCCAATACTCTTACTCATTTCATATTCAGTATTATAATCATTATAATCGGAAGTGGAAGATCTATGATTTCTAGTACATGGCCGCACTACTAAAAAAAGAGGTAAAAATGTACTAAGTGGGACTTGATCTCTATTTCTCTTGGTAAATAACTCAATCTTCAATCAAGTGCATCATTCACCCTTGGAACATGAGCGTCAACAGTTAATATTATACCAATTTTagaaaatatgtacataaaatatataattttgcgGAGAAACCATGAGTTCACGTGCCCTATAATCTCTTCTATAAATTTAATTTGCCCCTTGTTCGGGATTTTAATCTTTTCAGTTACccgagttctaaattaataattatatatattcaattgatttttaaattttttgttgtATTAAAATTAAATGAACTAAGATTCATGTACTATTTTTTTGTTCTATAAGATCTGGGAAAAGTTCTGCTTCTTCCTAGCTTTGGAGAGCTTCCTCAATGGGCTGTTGTAGGTGACACATATCCTGTTGGCTGTGCTTTCAATGACTCTATTGTTCACTCCAAGGTTTCTTTTTCACAATATCAAATCGCATTTGAATTTTGGTTAGTACTATTTTTTTCCCTAAAGAACTAATTTTGAGTATTTTGGTTGTTAATGCAGTATTTTAAGGAAAATCCTGACTACAATAATCCAGCTTACAATTCCAAATAT
It includes:
- the LOC104087895 gene encoding inositol oxygenase 1-like, which translates into the protein MTILIEQPQFEIQAEEKKFHDNEKELVLDGGFAVPETNAFGHNFRDYNVESARQEGVETFYKINHINQTYDYIRKMREKYAKCDKAEMSIWECCELLNDVVDDSDPDLDEPQIQHLLQSAEAIRKDYPDEDWLHLTALIHDLGKVLLLPSFGELPQWAVVGDTYPVGCAFNDSIVHSKYFKENPDYNNPAYNSKYGVYSEGCGLDKVMMSWGHDDYMYLVAKENETTLPSAGLFIIRYHSFYALHRSGAYKHLMNEEDKENLKWLHIFNKYDLYSKSKVLVDVEEVKPYYMSLIEKYFPAKLKW